In Prunus dulcis chromosome 1, ALMONDv2, whole genome shotgun sequence, the following are encoded in one genomic region:
- the LOC117612294 gene encoding inositol-pentakisphosphate 2-kinase-like produces MEVALEKKDAADWVYRGEGAANLVLGYSGSAPAFIGKVMRLQKAPINGSKSMNSPTELTMHERLLWKDTEDIVATSNKELACQLFVKHIMSPLLGSTHVDSGMRVPASKEFLESVEKNIICQRPASRVDAAKVDTQCDSVLLMSDHSIFPRGTQEVEPCISVEIKPKCGFLPSSKFIDEGNAIKRSVTRFRMHQALKLHQGEVSEYSEYNPLDLFSGSKDRIHKAIRDLFSTPQNNFRVFLNGSQIFGGLGGGADSTDFVTRGKFEDALKCVIQGGDGLRTMSFLLLVAETVHKSGVLDRLLEVQKLDNLDIDGAIHAYYDIVSEPCRVCRASGKEKISQRYLSLHSISLDESLKIVKDFLIAATAKDCSLMISFRPRKDGNPGSPYNNLYLDSTKQFFDYKVNFIDLDLKQLKKMEEYYELDKKIVTYYNRMVETEERQKKNTSTMALRTAN; encoded by the exons ATGGAGGTTGCTTTAGAGAAAAAAGACGCTGCTGATTGGGTTTACAGAGGCGAAGGCGCTGCCAATCTTGTTCTCGGTTACAGCGGATCCGCCCCCGCTTTT ATTGGGAAAGTAATGCGTCTACAGAAAGCTCCGATTAATGGGTCAAAGTCCATGAACAGTCCCACTGAATTAACCATGCATGAACGTCTTCTGTGGAAGGACACGGAGGACATCGTAGCTACCTCTAACAAAGAACTTGCTTGCCAACTGTTTGTGAAGCACATTATGAGCCCTCTATTGGGTTCCACGCACGTTGATTCTGGG ATGCGTGTCCCTGCTTCCAAAGAATTCTTGGAGTCGGTTGAGAAGAACATAATTTGTCAGCGTCCTGCTTCTCGAGTTGACGCTGCCAAAGTTGACACACAATGTGATTCTGTGCTTCTCATGTCTGATCATTCTATTTTTCCTCGTG GTACTCAAGAAGTTGAACCCTGTATATCTGTGGAGATAAAG ccaaaatgtGGATTTCTGCCATCTTCAAAGTTCATTGATGAAGGAAATGCCATTAAACGGAGCGTTACTCGTTTTCGGATGCACCAAGCTCTGAAGTTGCATCAAGGAGAG GTGTCAGAATATAGTGAATATAATCCACTTGATCTGTTCTCTGGATCCAAGGACAGAATACATAAAGCTATTAGGGATCTCTTCTCAACCCCGCAGAATAACTTCCGTGTATTCTTGAATGGTTCTCAAATATTTGGGGGCTTAGGTGGTGGTGCAGACAGTACCGATTTTGTGACTCggggaaaatttgaagatgCACTCAAGTGTGTTATTCAGGGAGGTGATGGCTTGCGCACAATGAGTTTTCTACTGCTTGTTGCTGAGACAGTTCATAAATCTGGAGTGTTGGATCGGCTCCTTGAGGTCCAGAAACTTGATAATCTTGACATTGATGGGGCTATCCATGCGTATTATGACATTGTTTCGGAGCCTTGCAGGGTATGTAGAGCATCCggtaaagaaaaaatatcacAGAGATATCTTTCATTGCATTCCATCTCTTTGGATGAAAGCTTGAAGATTGTGAAGGATTTTTTGATAGCTGCTACTGCAAAGGACTGCAGTTTGATGATTAGTTTTAGACCAAGGAAAGATGGGAATCCTGGATCTCCATATAATAATTTGTATCTAGATTCAACCAAGCAATTTTTTGATTACAAG GTGAATTTCATTGACCTGGATTTGAAACAATTGAAGAAAATGGAAGAATATTATGAGTTGGACAAAAAAATAGTAACCTACTACAATCGAATGGTGGAAACTGAggaaagacaaaagaaaaatacaagcaCAATGGCTCTTAGAACTGCAAATTGA
- the LOC117633162 gene encoding regulator of nonsense transcripts UPF3 isoform X3, whose protein sequence is MKDPLVRTKVLVRHLPPSLSHSDLLQQIDHQLADRYNWFCFRPGKNSQKNQRYSRAYIDFKRPEDVFEFAEFFDGHVFVNEKGSQFKAIVEYAPSQRVPKPCTKKDGREGTIYKDPDYLEFLKLIAKPVEHLPSAEIQLERKEAEQAGGAKEPPIITPLMEYVRQKRAIGSGTQVSSVVRKVRRRAGAASLNKRGSTSTKRVSEKKKYILKDSAKHTSRKDKSTFTVVPRREDQLASSSGKETLENEIGSVSGIPVIADSGKKKILLLKGKEREIPSAPEGMLPQGSVTSAGSYVSAAPKQNQRREAGGKLIRSILLNNEGRQSQSSTEIQPQQKILSLNSDVKRASRPSNARLGLNGQVSNNEPNSMSSEGDRKRATVDKFSKKDLHGTTNVSEKQEKHTRNKDRPDRGVWAPLRRADSSHASDEHLPSVPQRPQLPSDSFEVSHGEVKDDTSYGSRTGEVINPTSGRNSSHVENGSQRHFGRRGSAHNIKDDNSMNVSEGKPSKRGATVHGAPEKQVWVQKSASGS, encoded by the exons ATGAAGGACCCATTGGTGAGGACGAAGGTGTTAGTTCGGCACTTGCCTCCGTCTCTGTCTCACTCCGATCTCCTTCAGCAAATCGACCATCAACTTGCTGACCGCTACAACTGGTTTTGCTTCCGTCCGGGAAAGAACAG CCAGAAGAATCAGAGGTACTCTCGAGCCTACATAGACTTCAAGCGGCCTGAAGATGTTTTCGAGTTTGCTGAATTCTTTGATGGACATGTGTTTGTTAATGAGAAGg GGTCTCAGTTCAAGGCTATAGTTGAATATGCACCCTCACAGCGTGTTCCAAAACCATGTACCAAAAAGGATGGCCGTGAAGGGACTATATATAAAG ATCCTGATTATTTGGAGTTCCTAAAACTTATTGCGAAGCCTGTTGAGCATCTTCCTAGTGCAGAAATACAGCTGGAAAGAAAGGAAGCAGAACAAGCTG GTGGTGCAAAAGAGCCTCCTATTATTACCCCCCTCATGGAGTATGTTCGTCAGAAACGAGCTATCGGAAGTGGGACCCAG GTTTCATCAGTTGTTCGGAAGGTTAGAAGAAGAGCGGGGGCTGCATCTCTTAACAAACGTGGCTCAACTTCTACAAAACGGGTCTCTGAGAAGAAAAAG TACATATTAAAGGACAGTGCTAAACATACAAGTCGAAAAGACAAGTCAACTTTCACTGTGGTCCCCAGGCGAGAGGATCAATTGGCCAGTTCAAGTGGAAAAGAAACcttagaaaatgaaattg GTTCTGTTTCGGGAATCCCTGTGATTGCAGACtctggaaagaagaaaatcctACTCCTTAAAGGAAAAGAACGTGAAATACCTTCT GCTCCTGAAGGTATGCTACCACAGGGGAGTGTAACATCCGCTGGAAGTTATGTTTCAGCTGCTCCAAAGCAGAACCAAAGGCGTGAGGCTGGTGGAAAGTTGATCAGAAGCATACTTTTAAATAATGAGGGACGCCAAAGTCAAAGTTCAACCGAAATTCAGCCTCAGCAGAAAATTCTAAGTCTGAACTCAGACGTTAAGCGGGCGTCTCGGCCCTCCAATGCAAGGTTAGGGTTGAATGGTCAAGTCTCTAATAATGAGCCTAACTCAATGAGCTCTGAAGGGGATAGAAAGAGGGCTACGGTTGATAAATTTTCGAAGAAGGACCTGCATGGTACCACTAATGTTAGTGAGAAGCAAGAAAAACATACAAGAAACAAGGATAGACCTGATCGTGGTGTTTGGGCTCCTCTTCGTCGTGCTGATAGTTCACATGCTAGTGATGAGCATTTGCCATCCGTGCCACAACGTCCTCAACTTCCCTCTGATTCCTTTGAAG TTTCCCATGGAGAAGTGAAGGATGATACCTCTTATGGAAGCAGGACTGGGGAAGTTATAAATCCTACAAGTGGACGTAATAGTTCTCATGTAGAGAATG GTTCACAAAGACATTTTGGTCGCCGTGGAAGTGCCCATAATATAAAAGATGATAATTCTATGAATGTAAGTGAGGGAAAGCCATCTAAAAGAGGTGCTACTGTTCATGGTGCCCCTGAG AAACAAGTGTGGGTTCAAAAATCAGCTTCAGGTTCTTAG
- the LOC117633162 gene encoding regulator of nonsense transcripts UPF3 isoform X1, producing the protein MKDPLVRTKVLVRHLPPSLSHSDLLQQIDHQLADRYNWFCFRPGKNSQKNQRYSRAYIDFKRPEDVFEFAEFFDGHVFVNEKGSQFKAIVEYAPSQRVPKPCTKKDGREGTIYKDPDYLEFLKLIAKPVEHLPSAEIQLERKEAEQAGGAKEPPIITPLMEYVRQKRAIGSGTQVSSVVRKVRRRAGAASLNKRGSTSTKRVSEKKKYILKDSAKHTSRKDKSTFTVVPRREDQLASSSGKETLENEIGSVSGIPVIADSGKKKILLLKGKEREIPSAPEGMLPQGSVTSAGSYVSAAPKQNQRREAGGKLIRSILLNNEGRQSQSSTEIQPQQKILSLNSDVKRASRPSNARLGLNGQVSNNEPNSMSSEGDRKRATVDKFSKKDLHGTTNVSEKQEKHTRNKDRPDRGVWAPLRRADSSHASDEHLPSVPQRPQLPSDSFEVSHGEVKDDTSYGSRTGEVINPTSGRNSSHVENGSQRHFGRRGSAHNIKDDNSMNVSEGKPSKRGATVHGAPEILSFSQNTKFLICPKAIISVIVA; encoded by the exons ATGAAGGACCCATTGGTGAGGACGAAGGTGTTAGTTCGGCACTTGCCTCCGTCTCTGTCTCACTCCGATCTCCTTCAGCAAATCGACCATCAACTTGCTGACCGCTACAACTGGTTTTGCTTCCGTCCGGGAAAGAACAG CCAGAAGAATCAGAGGTACTCTCGAGCCTACATAGACTTCAAGCGGCCTGAAGATGTTTTCGAGTTTGCTGAATTCTTTGATGGACATGTGTTTGTTAATGAGAAGg GGTCTCAGTTCAAGGCTATAGTTGAATATGCACCCTCACAGCGTGTTCCAAAACCATGTACCAAAAAGGATGGCCGTGAAGGGACTATATATAAAG ATCCTGATTATTTGGAGTTCCTAAAACTTATTGCGAAGCCTGTTGAGCATCTTCCTAGTGCAGAAATACAGCTGGAAAGAAAGGAAGCAGAACAAGCTG GTGGTGCAAAAGAGCCTCCTATTATTACCCCCCTCATGGAGTATGTTCGTCAGAAACGAGCTATCGGAAGTGGGACCCAG GTTTCATCAGTTGTTCGGAAGGTTAGAAGAAGAGCGGGGGCTGCATCTCTTAACAAACGTGGCTCAACTTCTACAAAACGGGTCTCTGAGAAGAAAAAG TACATATTAAAGGACAGTGCTAAACATACAAGTCGAAAAGACAAGTCAACTTTCACTGTGGTCCCCAGGCGAGAGGATCAATTGGCCAGTTCAAGTGGAAAAGAAACcttagaaaatgaaattg GTTCTGTTTCGGGAATCCCTGTGATTGCAGACtctggaaagaagaaaatcctACTCCTTAAAGGAAAAGAACGTGAAATACCTTCT GCTCCTGAAGGTATGCTACCACAGGGGAGTGTAACATCCGCTGGAAGTTATGTTTCAGCTGCTCCAAAGCAGAACCAAAGGCGTGAGGCTGGTGGAAAGTTGATCAGAAGCATACTTTTAAATAATGAGGGACGCCAAAGTCAAAGTTCAACCGAAATTCAGCCTCAGCAGAAAATTCTAAGTCTGAACTCAGACGTTAAGCGGGCGTCTCGGCCCTCCAATGCAAGGTTAGGGTTGAATGGTCAAGTCTCTAATAATGAGCCTAACTCAATGAGCTCTGAAGGGGATAGAAAGAGGGCTACGGTTGATAAATTTTCGAAGAAGGACCTGCATGGTACCACTAATGTTAGTGAGAAGCAAGAAAAACATACAAGAAACAAGGATAGACCTGATCGTGGTGTTTGGGCTCCTCTTCGTCGTGCTGATAGTTCACATGCTAGTGATGAGCATTTGCCATCCGTGCCACAACGTCCTCAACTTCCCTCTGATTCCTTTGAAG TTTCCCATGGAGAAGTGAAGGATGATACCTCTTATGGAAGCAGGACTGGGGAAGTTATAAATCCTACAAGTGGACGTAATAGTTCTCATGTAGAGAATG GTTCACAAAGACATTTTGGTCGCCGTGGAAGTGCCCATAATATAAAAGATGATAATTCTATGAATGTAAGTGAGGGAAAGCCATCTAAAAGAGGTGCTACTGTTCATGGTGCCCCTGAG ATTCTTTCATTCAGTCAGAACACTAAATTCCTCATATGTCCCAAGGCAATCATCTCTGTTATCGTGGCTTAA
- the LOC117633162 gene encoding regulator of nonsense transcripts UPF3 isoform X2 produces MKDPLVRTKVLVRHLPPSLSHSDLLQQIDHQLADRYNWFCFRPGKNSQKNQRYSRAYIDFKRPEDVFEFAEFFDGHVFVNEKGSQFKAIVEYAPSQRVPKPCTKKDGREGTIYKDPDYLEFLKLIAKPVEHLPSAEIQLERKEAEQAGGAKEPPIITPLMEYVRQKRAIGSGTQVSSVVRKVRRRAGAASLNKRGSTSTKRVSEKKKYILKDSAKHTSRKDKSTFTVVPRREDQLASSSGKETLENEIGSVSGIPVIADSGKKKILLLKGKEREIPSAPEGMLPQGSVTSAGSYVSAAPKQNQRREAGGKLIRSILLNNEGRQSQSSTEIQPQQKILSLNSDVKRASRPSNARLGLNGQVSNNEPNSMSSEGDRKRATVDKFSKKDLHGTTNVSEKQEKHTRNKDRPDRGVWAPLRRADSSHASDEHLPSVPQRPQLPSDSFEVSHGEVKDDTSYGSRTGEVINPTSGRNSSHVENGSQRHFGRRGSAHNIKDDNSMNVSEGKPSKRGATVHGAPEGIFSVVFPSEWTLS; encoded by the exons ATGAAGGACCCATTGGTGAGGACGAAGGTGTTAGTTCGGCACTTGCCTCCGTCTCTGTCTCACTCCGATCTCCTTCAGCAAATCGACCATCAACTTGCTGACCGCTACAACTGGTTTTGCTTCCGTCCGGGAAAGAACAG CCAGAAGAATCAGAGGTACTCTCGAGCCTACATAGACTTCAAGCGGCCTGAAGATGTTTTCGAGTTTGCTGAATTCTTTGATGGACATGTGTTTGTTAATGAGAAGg GGTCTCAGTTCAAGGCTATAGTTGAATATGCACCCTCACAGCGTGTTCCAAAACCATGTACCAAAAAGGATGGCCGTGAAGGGACTATATATAAAG ATCCTGATTATTTGGAGTTCCTAAAACTTATTGCGAAGCCTGTTGAGCATCTTCCTAGTGCAGAAATACAGCTGGAAAGAAAGGAAGCAGAACAAGCTG GTGGTGCAAAAGAGCCTCCTATTATTACCCCCCTCATGGAGTATGTTCGTCAGAAACGAGCTATCGGAAGTGGGACCCAG GTTTCATCAGTTGTTCGGAAGGTTAGAAGAAGAGCGGGGGCTGCATCTCTTAACAAACGTGGCTCAACTTCTACAAAACGGGTCTCTGAGAAGAAAAAG TACATATTAAAGGACAGTGCTAAACATACAAGTCGAAAAGACAAGTCAACTTTCACTGTGGTCCCCAGGCGAGAGGATCAATTGGCCAGTTCAAGTGGAAAAGAAACcttagaaaatgaaattg GTTCTGTTTCGGGAATCCCTGTGATTGCAGACtctggaaagaagaaaatcctACTCCTTAAAGGAAAAGAACGTGAAATACCTTCT GCTCCTGAAGGTATGCTACCACAGGGGAGTGTAACATCCGCTGGAAGTTATGTTTCAGCTGCTCCAAAGCAGAACCAAAGGCGTGAGGCTGGTGGAAAGTTGATCAGAAGCATACTTTTAAATAATGAGGGACGCCAAAGTCAAAGTTCAACCGAAATTCAGCCTCAGCAGAAAATTCTAAGTCTGAACTCAGACGTTAAGCGGGCGTCTCGGCCCTCCAATGCAAGGTTAGGGTTGAATGGTCAAGTCTCTAATAATGAGCCTAACTCAATGAGCTCTGAAGGGGATAGAAAGAGGGCTACGGTTGATAAATTTTCGAAGAAGGACCTGCATGGTACCACTAATGTTAGTGAGAAGCAAGAAAAACATACAAGAAACAAGGATAGACCTGATCGTGGTGTTTGGGCTCCTCTTCGTCGTGCTGATAGTTCACATGCTAGTGATGAGCATTTGCCATCCGTGCCACAACGTCCTCAACTTCCCTCTGATTCCTTTGAAG TTTCCCATGGAGAAGTGAAGGATGATACCTCTTATGGAAGCAGGACTGGGGAAGTTATAAATCCTACAAGTGGACGTAATAGTTCTCATGTAGAGAATG GTTCACAAAGACATTTTGGTCGCCGTGGAAGTGCCCATAATATAAAAGATGATAATTCTATGAATGTAAGTGAGGGAAAGCCATCTAAAAGAGGTGCTACTGTTCATGGTGCCCCTGAG GGAATATTCTCTGTAGTCTTTCCATCGGAGTGGACTCTCAGCtaa